One Sphingobacteruim zhuxiongii DNA window includes the following coding sequences:
- a CDS encoding DUF4133 domain-containing protein produces MAATIYYINKGINQPLYFKGFQAQYVSYLAIGLVLLMLLCASLFFIGFSPYICLILAMSVGSFLIGKLHQMSRRYGRFGLLKAVAARKIPHSIRNNSRGIFMHPDRYFKPKEWTYAQ; encoded by the coding sequence ATGGCAGCTACAATCTATTACATCAATAAAGGTATCAACCAACCGTTATATTTCAAGGGGTTTCAAGCACAGTATGTAAGCTACCTTGCCATAGGGTTGGTGCTTTTGATGCTGCTTTGTGCTAGTTTGTTCTTTATCGGATTCTCGCCCTACATATGCCTGATTTTAGCGATGTCCGTAGGCTCGTTTTTGATTGGAAAGCTCCACCAGATGAGCCGTCGATATGGACGATTTGGACTGCTCAAAGCCGTCGCCGCAAGAAAGATACCCCATAGTATACGCAATAATTCCCGAGGAATTTTTATGCATCCAGATAGATATTTTAAACCCAAAGAGTGGACTTATGCACAATAG
- a CDS encoding DUF4134 domain-containing protein, with translation MKKTSEIKFLALKFNWSSLTFHLLFLMITLMIQYPAWAQDGNAGISAANEQVRSYFEQGTKLMYAVGALLGLIGAVKVFQKWNNGDPDTGKVAAAWFGSCVFLVIVATVIKSFFGV, from the coding sequence ATGAAAAAAACAAGTGAAATTAAATTTTTGGCCTTAAAATTTAACTGGTCCAGCCTAACCTTCCATCTGTTGTTTCTAATGATCACCCTTATGATCCAGTATCCGGCCTGGGCACAAGATGGAAATGCCGGTATTAGCGCAGCCAACGAGCAAGTAAGAAGCTATTTCGAGCAAGGGACAAAGTTGATGTATGCTGTGGGCGCCCTATTGGGGCTCATCGGGGCTGTTAAAGTTTTTCAAAAGTGGAATAATGGTGATCCCGACACAGGTAAAGTTGCCGCAGCGTGGTTTGGAAGTTGTGTCTTTCTAGTGATTGTTGCCACCGTGATCAAATCATTTTTTGGTGTTTAA
- a CDS encoding LytR/AlgR family response regulator transcription factor, with protein MKQWLAIIVDDQQSSIDALTEKMHEIESVKVLKTFTDPIKALTFLRVNPIDLVFLDMELGKMTGFSFMNSMPRKHCKVIIFSAFAQFEDPGFERNVIDFLLKPVSQTRLKWSVQRLNENLLLNHPELTNLDSLDHCYNFFQVAGDRRNMRVMVHFKDIIYIRKVDRFVLIYQNDGLDPAISRKSFREIIDSLPMKYFIRCAQSTVFNINYFHSYIDQSIRLNHVKEPIWSGKLYKYPELRDFLEINKI; from the coding sequence ATGAAACAATGGTTAGCTATAATTGTCGATGATCAGCAGAGCAGCATTGATGCGCTCACGGAGAAAATGCATGAAATCGAATCAGTAAAAGTGCTGAAAACCTTCACCGACCCAATTAAGGCGCTTACCTTTTTGCGCGTAAACCCTATCGATCTTGTTTTTCTGGATATGGAGCTTGGAAAGATGACTGGATTTTCTTTCATGAACTCCATGCCGCGCAAACACTGTAAGGTGATTATTTTTTCTGCATTTGCTCAATTCGAGGATCCTGGCTTCGAACGTAACGTCATAGATTTTTTGCTCAAACCCGTTTCGCAAACGCGGTTGAAATGGAGTGTGCAGCGATTGAACGAAAATCTGCTTTTGAACCATCCCGAGCTGACCAACTTAGACTCACTTGACCATTGTTATAACTTCTTCCAAGTAGCTGGCGATCGACGTAACATGCGCGTGATGGTGCATTTCAAAGATATCATCTATATACGAAAGGTAGATCGATTTGTCCTGATCTATCAAAACGACGGTCTGGATCCCGCAATCAGTCGCAAAAGCTTTAGAGAAATAATTGATTCATTACCCATGAAGTATTTTATTCGATGCGCCCAATCGACCGTATTTAATATCAATTACTTTCACTCTTACATCGATCAATCAATCCGGCTGAATCACGTGAAAGAGCCGATCTGGTCGGGTAAACTTTATAAATATCCGGAACTGCGCGATTTTTTAGAAATTAACAAAATCTAA
- a CDS encoding histidine kinase produces MKPRAHILFWIGYTIYFYLLNKLGNPKLSIMTVVLSIPLFMLIFYALSHILKRYFACKKYVLAFFLIVVVYGTTAGVLYAITCNWLGMSLLYGEYLMYRDDFDIRKFLQTYLVLIGHFSFLAILGYQYNRRLMAAKDTVGHLQALLKEQTLRKSLAYNNLSQQVPPHLLVNVFQSWSMQLRNRDLNLTQQIDEMYALIHFFMLSCSPGAPRTILLSKEVEMCKRYLRIQQDLHLHPFNLSWDLQGNLDAVLIPPTSLITLCMNIHKHGDLFDEHHAVQIQIHVHKGYYLIDIENPIPRLHLGYLGHGVGLKNLQERLAFVFGSDFSLEYGPSNKGYRVHLKVGID; encoded by the coding sequence ATGAAACCCAGAGCACATATTCTATTTTGGATAGGTTATACAATCTATTTTTATTTACTAAATAAGTTGGGAAATCCGAAGCTTAGCATCATGACGGTCGTTTTGTCTATTCCACTGTTTATGCTGATATTTTATGCCCTTTCCCACATCTTAAAACGTTATTTCGCGTGCAAAAAATACGTTCTTGCCTTCTTTCTAATTGTTGTGGTGTATGGCACAACGGCAGGGGTACTCTATGCAATTACCTGCAATTGGCTGGGGATGAGTTTGCTCTATGGCGAGTATTTGATGTATAGGGATGATTTTGATATTCGAAAATTCCTCCAGACTTATTTGGTCCTGATTGGCCATTTCAGCTTTCTGGCCATACTTGGCTATCAGTATAATAGGAGGCTTATGGCGGCCAAAGATACGGTCGGGCACTTGCAGGCGCTACTAAAAGAACAAACACTACGCAAATCTTTGGCGTATAATAACCTCTCGCAGCAGGTTCCGCCGCATCTATTAGTGAACGTATTTCAATCTTGGTCTATGCAATTAAGAAATCGAGATCTGAATTTAACCCAGCAGATTGACGAGATGTACGCATTGATTCATTTTTTTATGTTAAGCTGCTCGCCCGGCGCGCCACGGACAATTTTACTTTCCAAAGAAGTGGAAATGTGCAAACGCTATTTGCGTATTCAACAAGACCTACATCTGCACCCATTTAATCTATCGTGGGATTTGCAGGGTAATTTAGATGCCGTGTTAATACCGCCTACCAGTTTAATCACGCTATGCATGAATATTCATAAACACGGCGATCTTTTTGATGAGCATCATGCAGTACAAATTCAAATCCACGTACACAAAGGTTACTACCTGATCGATATTGAAAATCCAATACCTCGTCTCCATTTAGGCTATTTAGGGCACGGAGTTGGTCTGAAAAACTTGCAAGAACGCCTAGCCTTTGTTTTTGGTAGTGATTTTTCTTTGGAATATGGTCCCTCAAATAAGGGCTATCGGGTGCATTTAAAGGTAGGTATTGATTAA
- a CDS encoding Crp/Fnr family transcriptional regulator, which translates to MDKWATRCNLQDSHIRWAQQNLEYVRTKRGQRLYQQGKYQKNIYIVSRGLIGNLNYSAENRIKILNLATQHMGLSTTVHIYSDRSVSGSIEVLRSGSIFKLSYASLRAWLNQDECIQVFISMFERKQIRFLYLLRESASCSKAADRYLLFRKHLPEFNNLLNQYEQGQLLGISRGTVQKVKQSLDRSEKSAVNKKTN; encoded by the coding sequence ATGGATAAGTGGGCAACACGGTGCAATCTTCAGGATTCCCACATCCGTTGGGCACAGCAGAACCTCGAGTATGTGCGCACCAAAAGAGGACAGCGCTTATACCAACAAGGGAAGTATCAAAAAAACATATATATCGTCAGTCGAGGCCTCATTGGCAACCTGAACTACAGCGCTGAAAATCGCATCAAGATCCTCAATTTAGCTACCCAACATATGGGCCTGTCCACGACCGTACATATCTACAGCGACAGGTCAGTAAGCGGGTCGATCGAAGTTTTGCGATCGGGTAGCATCTTTAAACTTTCCTACGCCAGCCTTCGCGCTTGGTTGAATCAAGATGAGTGCATTCAGGTATTCATATCGATGTTCGAGCGGAAGCAAATCAGGTTTCTTTATTTGTTACGCGAGTCTGCTAGCTGCTCAAAGGCTGCCGATCGCTACCTGCTATTCCGCAAACATTTACCGGAGTTTAACAATTTGCTCAACCAATATGAGCAAGGGCAGCTGCTGGGCATTTCCAGAGGTACCGTCCAAAAAGTAAAACAGTCCCTTGATCGGTCTGAAAAATCTGCTGTGAACAAAAAAACGAACTAA
- a CDS encoding MauE/DoxX family redox-associated membrane protein: MKKEKFTAILSGTIALMLFYAASTKLFNYQQAQASMQKQIFSRSIADLLTWLIPSIEFIISMLLIYTRTRIVGLWASISLLAVFTGYLLLAMSRIFGYRPCSCGGIIQQLSYGEHLVFNLVFLFLSLIALYLKKKQTQEPRTLNLLPMKKLQELGPLLLAIETTITKVIRVQESSELKSEANASLI, from the coding sequence ATGAAAAAGGAAAAATTTACTGCGATTCTATCAGGCACTATTGCTCTGATGTTATTTTATGCTGCTTCAACTAAACTATTTAATTATCAACAAGCACAGGCAAGCATGCAAAAACAAATTTTTAGCAGGTCAATCGCAGACTTATTAACCTGGCTTATTCCAAGCATAGAATTTATCATTTCCATGCTATTGATCTATACACGCACCAGAATCGTTGGCTTATGGGCATCGATCAGCTTACTGGCAGTTTTTACAGGTTATCTCCTTCTTGCTATGTCGCGTATTTTTGGATATCGTCCTTGTTCATGCGGTGGAATCATTCAGCAACTCTCTTACGGGGAGCACCTTGTGTTTAACCTTGTTTTTCTATTCCTTTCCCTGATCGCCCTGTATCTAAAAAAAAAACAAACGCAGGAGCCGAGAACTCTAAATCTACTTCCAATGAAAAAACTGCAGGAATTAGGACCCCTCCTGCTCGCGATAGAAACAACAATAACGAAGGTGATCAGGGTCCAGGAATCATCTGAGCTTAAATCCGAAGCAAACGCTTCACTAATTTGA
- a CDS encoding TlpA family protein disulfide reductase gives MKNLRSMILFIAFACLGNSSIAQKKAVISGTMDFGSPEEVVSVNMLVNDGSHGFAPHNDTVFSQPLNKREFKFDIPINGDLAYVNINFYKRPYLLDELWFPEVFLLDGDSIFIHVNSHKEISFSGNAAKKFELIYQLSKLQYGGIKGFSEDPATYYKEKFAVLAQARSLIDQAAGMVDDRTLKLIEADHFGLMLGYIYQCFSFYEFGALHSKAFGEIGLDIYKKYLYDRREQISDTTLTKSSLYFSNYLMHKEIADHQFDNLTKNTAYDPIDRLSSSFPPGILRDKILVNFLFYNRTTFHAYFYPALALVESQQYKTLFSVYERNFVLPTVPDQSIVLVNQHNEPVQLADLKGKIVLVDMWYTGCLPCIQVAKALPKVESAFRDRNDVVFVSLSIDKDKNKWLQSIDPLSQANETEGMNGQYFVSDHTLYWNAGQGDNKKNFTKRYNIFGTYPFLFLIDRQGRIVSRKLPHPEKEDGQCLIDVIKSYL, from the coding sequence ATGAAAAACTTACGATCAATGATCCTATTCATTGCATTCGCCTGCTTAGGAAACAGCTCCATTGCTCAAAAAAAAGCGGTGATATCTGGAACCATGGATTTTGGCTCCCCTGAGGAAGTGGTTTCCGTTAATATGCTTGTGAACGATGGAAGTCATGGTTTCGCGCCGCATAATGATACGGTGTTTAGTCAACCCTTAAATAAACGTGAATTTAAATTTGACATTCCCATCAATGGAGACTTGGCTTATGTCAACATCAATTTTTATAAACGGCCTTATTTGCTAGATGAACTCTGGTTTCCAGAGGTGTTTTTGTTAGATGGTGATAGCATTTTCATCCACGTCAATTCACATAAGGAAATTTCCTTCTCGGGGAATGCAGCGAAGAAATTTGAATTAATTTATCAATTAAGCAAGCTTCAATACGGAGGGATAAAAGGATTCTCCGAGGATCCAGCAACCTACTATAAAGAAAAGTTTGCCGTATTAGCACAGGCGAGATCCTTAATCGATCAAGCCGCGGGAATGGTGGATGACCGAACCCTAAAACTTATCGAAGCCGATCACTTTGGCTTGATGCTGGGCTACATCTATCAGTGCTTTAGTTTCTACGAATTTGGTGCGCTGCACAGCAAAGCTTTTGGTGAAATCGGGCTGGATATTTATAAGAAATATCTCTACGATAGAAGGGAGCAGATTAGCGATACGACCCTCACTAAATCTTCATTGTATTTTTCTAATTATTTAATGCATAAGGAAATAGCGGATCATCAGTTTGACAATCTAACAAAAAATACAGCCTATGATCCGATCGATAGGCTTAGCAGTAGCTTCCCCCCGGGAATATTGAGAGATAAAATTTTAGTAAACTTCCTATTTTATAATAGAACAACTTTTCATGCATATTTCTATCCCGCATTGGCATTGGTGGAATCCCAGCAGTATAAAACGCTATTTTCGGTCTATGAAAGAAATTTTGTGCTGCCAACAGTTCCTGATCAAAGCATCGTATTGGTGAATCAACATAACGAGCCTGTACAATTGGCAGACTTGAAGGGAAAAATAGTATTGGTGGATATGTGGTATACTGGCTGTTTACCTTGCATACAAGTAGCCAAAGCGCTGCCGAAAGTGGAATCTGCGTTCAGAGATCGGAATGATGTGGTTTTTGTGAGCTTGTCCATCGACAAGGACAAGAACAAATGGCTTCAAAGTATTGATCCCTTGTCCCAAGCAAATGAAACCGAAGGAATGAATGGCCAATATTTCGTTTCCGATCATACACTGTATTGGAATGCCGGACAGGGAGATAACAAAAAGAACTTCACAAAACGGTATAATATATTTGGGACCTACCCCTTTTTGTTTCTAATCGATCGGCAGGGGCGAATTGTTTCCCGCAAGCTTCCGCACCCCGAAAAGGAAGATGGGCAATGTCTTATTGATGTTATCAAGTCTTATTTGTAA
- a CDS encoding RagB/SusD family nutrient uptake outer membrane protein yields the protein MKNLNVALIIVFSHLLLGSCSRDFLDVKPDKSLTIPNNLKDLQALLDNSDAVMNLSPNFGLFGSDDIYITDNGLASMTAPFNSAYLWEADFYTGETNNSNNWNTPYEQVFYANVVLETLATLDAPENSTEVQSIRGSAYFFRAFAFYQIAQLFCNPYAHATAQNSLGIPLRLSSDISLASKRSTIKETYQQILADLDLAVEYLPLSQLKMTRPTKTAAYALLARVHLIMADFLQSEHFATIVLETSSSLLNYNSLNPSANRPFSNVLGVGVNPEVLFYSSMNTNATLQSSAEVCVDTALYQLYASNDLRKALFFKPKSTNLFHFKGQYTGSSALFSGLAIDEVLLTRAECRARLGNLQGALADLNYLLEHRWKEGSFEPLVSTKADVVLSSILAERRKELVFRDLRWADLRRLNSDPSYSKTLFRQHKGQRYTLKPEHPRYTLAIPPRVLMYAHLEQNPR from the coding sequence ATGAAAAATTTAAATGTTGCTTTGATTATCGTGTTCTCGCACTTATTGCTAGGTTCCTGTAGCCGTGATTTTTTGGACGTAAAACCCGATAAATCATTAACGATACCCAATAATTTAAAGGATTTGCAAGCCTTACTGGATAACAGTGATGCGGTGATGAATCTTAGTCCAAATTTTGGTTTGTTTGGATCCGATGATATTTACATCACGGATAATGGCTTAGCTTCCATGACCGCGCCGTTTAATTCTGCTTATCTATGGGAAGCAGATTTCTATACGGGCGAAACCAACAACAGCAATAATTGGAATACCCCCTATGAACAGGTTTTTTATGCAAATGTTGTACTAGAAACTTTAGCGACCTTGGACGCACCAGAGAACTCCACCGAAGTTCAATCGATCAGAGGAAGCGCTTATTTCTTCCGCGCCTTCGCATTCTACCAAATTGCGCAACTGTTTTGTAACCCTTATGCCCACGCGACCGCTCAGAATAGCTTGGGCATCCCCTTAAGGCTAAGTTCGGATATCAGCCTTGCTTCCAAGCGATCTACGATCAAAGAAACGTACCAGCAAATTTTAGCAGACTTAGACTTAGCTGTCGAATATTTGCCTTTGTCTCAATTGAAAATGACGCGACCAACTAAAACTGCAGCCTATGCCTTGCTTGCTAGAGTTCATCTAATTATGGCCGATTTTTTACAATCCGAACATTTTGCTACTATCGTTTTAGAGACTTCTAGCTCCCTGCTGAATTATAATTCGCTAAACCCCTCCGCCAACAGGCCTTTTTCAAACGTGCTTGGAGTCGGAGTTAATCCCGAAGTACTATTCTATAGCAGCATGAATACCAATGCCACTTTGCAGTCATCTGCAGAAGTATGTGTGGATACTGCTTTATATCAGCTGTATGCCTCAAATGATTTGAGAAAAGCACTATTTTTTAAACCCAAATCAACGAATCTTTTTCATTTTAAGGGGCAGTATACCGGCTCCTCAGCGCTATTTAGCGGACTTGCTATCGATGAAGTCCTCCTCACGCGTGCCGAATGTAGAGCGCGGTTAGGGAACTTACAGGGGGCGCTCGCTGACCTGAATTACCTGCTGGAGCACCGCTGGAAAGAAGGTTCATTTGAACCTTTAGTCAGTACGAAGGCGGATGTTGTCCTGAGTTCCATTTTAGCTGAACGTCGCAAAGAGCTGGTTTTCCGCGACTTGCGATGGGCGGATCTGCGACGCTTGAATAGCGATCCGAGCTACAGCAAGACACTCTTTAGGCAGCATAAAGGCCAACGCTATACGTTGAAACCTGAGCATCCAAGATATACCTTGGCGATTCCTCCACGTGTATTGATGTATGCTCATCTAGAACAGAATCCTCGTTAA